In Zingiber officinale cultivar Zhangliang chromosome 3B, Zo_v1.1, whole genome shotgun sequence, a single window of DNA contains:
- the LOC121967164 gene encoding dof zinc finger protein 1-like: MEWHQSSSSSTTTTARPPAPPQAAEGEKKARLQKEQASNCPRCNSTNTKFCYYNNYSLSQPRYFCKTCRRYWTEGGSLRNVPVGGGSRKNKRPSSLSSSTSSTATSAATSIIPPNPKKLLLPGVGGDFIPASGVAPISFSTATTTHKLTQDGVQDLHLGLPHLVLTPLPDFGATSSSATGLLRPFLPLSTLSELYSSSGFGLMQDLIRAPPLSFPVDAGAGGGIGGVSGGFEAVGMSNSEKTGRLLFPFEDIKPLVVHDPTNTSAAAAAPAPAGGGNGSGSASASEFEMSGRSSQAAGDPPGFWSDIIGDSSGTGEGW; the protein is encoded by the exons ATGGAGTGGCATCAG TCTTCGTCCTCTTCGACGACAACGACGGCGAGGCCGCCGGCGCCACCACAGGCAGCAGAAGGGGAGAAGAAGGCGAGGCTGCAGAAGGAGCAAGCGTCCAACTGCCCTCGGTGTAACTCCACCAACACCAAATTCTGCTATTACAACAACTACAGCCTCAGCCAGCCGCGCTATTTCTGCAAGACCTGCCGCCGCTACTGGACCGAGGGCGGCTCCCTCCGCAATGTCCCCGTCGGCGGCGGCTCCCGCAAGAACAAACGCccctcctccctctcctcctccacttcCTCCACCGCCACTTCCGCTGCTACTTCAATAATTCCACCTAATCCCAAGAAACTTCTCCTCCCCGGCGTCGGCGGTGATTTCATTCCCGCCTCGGGTGTCGCACCTATTTCCTTTTCCACTGCTACCACTACCCACAAGCTAACGCAGGATGGGGTACAAGACCTCCACCTCGGCTTACCCCACCTGGTCCTCACTCCGCTACCGGACTTTGGCGCTACGAGTAGCAGCGCCACGGGACTACTTAGGCCGTTCTTGCCGTTGTCAACGCTTTCGGAATTATACTCCTCATCCGGGTTCGGGTTAATGCAGGATCTGATCAGGGCTCCCCCACTTAGCTTTCCGGTGGACGCTGGCGCCGGTGGCGGGATTGGAGGAGTAAGTGGTGGTTTTGAGGCTGTAGGGATGAGTAATTCCGAAAAGACCGGCAGGCTTTTGTTCCCTTTTGAAGATATAAAGCCATTAGTAGTCCACGATCCAACAAATACtagtgctgctgctgctgctcctgCTCCTGCTGGTGGTGGTAATGGTTCAGGTTCTGCTTCAGCTTCTGAGTTTGAGATGAGTGGCAGATCAAGCCAAGCTGCAGGGGATCCGCCTGGATTTTGGAGTGACATCATTGGCGATTCAAGTGGAACCGGAGAAGGCTggtag